One stretch of Euphorbia lathyris chromosome 7, ddEupLath1.1, whole genome shotgun sequence DNA includes these proteins:
- the LOC136235066 gene encoding probable serine/threonine protein kinase IRE4 isoform X1 — MNETIPAADGNLSAATDIPSGLNRIKTRRLPSKAMLSSKSDELTQCKSYVTAATARPPVKGKQKQKQKHKSIPRGRGGGGGGGGVVSSVGEELHRGKKITRWLKSYFSKDTSRLSASVSAHIEERSIKPKTLDKKDQAGTKNSNGEKQSCLESSNRCKAPKGLKSFSHELGPKGGISPPAYPRAHSYSDLKVLLGSLDSRFDAAKEVVNAELANFVCEVVDFLDKMDSSLQEELIMAEDLLILAQLCMEMTCSQFRVKCELFVQDLTEKRQQCQSGLLKWLFTRMLFILTRCTRLLQFQKVCDPIDEKSLQKFKKCLESVPSVDMNWVATYEIDDSDPGNSLNQKDDVKQKVQGENNICSPPEAICRSSQEPDQSGLISGKDINLEQKLPSQKLKNETLVQVQQFCQADKSSIRKSMNDSIVSLNEQEQCLGDSFQEQEQFLDGSELDTAICRICENAVPISHLESHSYICAYADKCDLKCLVIDERLSNLAEILEQIVESRNMNFHSSCESPENIRPQSTNSVTTAEVYSPKISEWRNKGVEGMFEDIHEMETAYIDDSHLPPVNLKGHLGIRLCNYGAHSSTGSMTSVSSTNTPRAGHFDSFWLEHNSPSELEDVQQMIDVADIARCVSNTDVSRKGSEDFLVACMQDLQDVLRRSKLKALVIDTFGGRIENLIREKFFLACDTVDAKSHTSGIKPKENARLLLDDASQSSAVSTPVHSSHKDRTSIDDFEIIKPISRGAFGKVFLARKRITGDLFAIKVLKKLDMLRKNDVQRILAERNILIAVRNPFVVRFFYSFTCRENLYLVMEYLNGGDLYSLLRKVGCLEEDVARIYIAELVLALEYLHSLGIVHRDLKPDNILIGHDGHIKLTDFGLSKIGLINSTIELSVPDTNKNQVSDVLNPHAQQTEDLSQHSAVGTPDYLAPEILLGTEHGYAADWWSVGIILFELITGIPPFAAERPEIIFDNILNRKIPWPPVPDNISYEAQDLIDRLITHDPNQRLGANGSTEVKSHPFFRGVDWDNLALQKAVFVPSPDSADDTSYFVSRFSQMSNGMSNDQNSSDSETDDDDDNSYSSRVEMDECGDLAEFDCSPLSLSLINFSFKNLSQLASINHDVLLQSGKDSAKNSPSRSADR; from the exons ATGAACGAAACGATTCCCGCCGCCGATGGTAATTTATCCGCGGCCACTGATATTCCGTCCGGTTTGAATCGGATTAAGACTCGCCGACTGCCTTCTAAAGCCATGCTTAGCTCAAAATCGGATGAGCTTACACAGTGTAAGAGTTATGTAACTGCTGCAACTGCAAGGCCTCCCGTGAAGGGGAAGCAGAAGCAGAAGCAGAAGCATAAGAGCATACCTCGAGGACGGGGAGGGGGAGGGGGAGGGGGAGGGGTTGTCTCTTCAGTTGGAG AAGAGCTCCATAGGGGAAAGAAAATAACTCGATGGCTGAAATCATATTTTTCCAAGGATACCAGCCGACTTAGTGCCAGTGTTTCTGCACATATCGAG GAGAGAAGCATCAAACCTAAGACACTCGACAAAAAGGACCAAGCAGGAACCAAAAATTCCAATGGAGAGAAACAATCATGCTTGGAGAGTTCAAACCGGTGTAAAGCTCCAAAAGGCTTAAAAAGTTTTTCACATGAATTAGGACCAAAAGGCGGGATTTCACCACCTGCATATCCTCGGGCACATAGCTACAGTGATCTGAAG GTGCTATTGGGTTCACTGGACTCAAGATTTGATGCTGCTAAAGAAGTGGTTAATGCAGAACTAGCTAATTTTGTGTGTGAAGTCGTGGATTTCCTTGATAAAATGGACTCTTCATTGCAAGAAGAGTTGATAATGGCAGAGGATCTTCTGATTCTAGCTCAACTCTGCATGGAGATGACCTGTTCTCAGTTCCGTGTCAAGTGTGAATTATTTGTGCAAGATCTGACTGAGAAAAGGCAACAATGTCAATCTGGTCTCCTGAAGTGGCTATTTACTCGTATGCTCTTTATATTGACACGATGCACAAGACTATTGCAGTTTCAGAAAGTCTGTGACCCTATTGATGAGAAATCACTTCAGAAATTCAAGAAATGCTTGGAAAGTGTTCCTTCTGTTGACATGAACTGGGTTGCTACTTATGAGATTGATGATTCTGATCCGGGTAATAGTTTGAATCAGAAAGATGATGTCAAGCAAAAGGTGCAGGGGGAGAATAATATTTGTTCTCCTCCTGAGGCAATATGTCGTAGCTCTCAAGAACCAGATCAGAGTGGCTTAATTTCTGGGAAGGATATAAATTTGGAACAAAAATTGCCATCTCAGAAGTTAAAAAATGAGACCCTTGTACAAGTGCAACAGTTTTGTCAAGCTGATAAAAGTTCCATCAGAAAATCAATGAACGATTCCATTGTTTCTCTTAATGAACAGGAACAATGCTTAGGTGATTCTTTTCAAGAACAGGAGCAATTTTTGGATGGATCTGAATTGGATACAGCTATATGCAGAATTTGTGAAAATGCTGTTCCCATTTCTCATCTAGAATCACATTCCTATATATGTGCATATGCTGATAAGTGTGACTTAAAATGTCTGGTTATAGACGAACGCCTTTCAAACCTTGCAGAGATATTGGAACAGATTGTAGAGTCACGCAATATGAATTTCCATTCATCGTGTGAAAGTCCTGAAAATATAAGACCACAATCTACAAATTCTGTCACAACAGCTGAGGTTTACTCTCCCAAGATAAGTGAATGGAGAAATAAAGGTGTGGAAGGAATGTTTGAGGACATACATGAGATGGAAACTGCCTACATTGATGATTCTCATCTGCCTCCTGTTAACTTAAAGGGCCATTTGGGTATAAGGTTATGTAACTATGGTGCACACTCCTCAACCGGGAGCATGACTTCAGTTTCATCTACAAATACTCCAAGAGCTGGCCATTTTGATTCCTTCTGGTTGGAGCATAATAGTCCTTCAGAGCTAGAGGATGTGCAACAG ATGATTGATGTTGCAGACATAGCTCGCTGTGTTTCAAACACAGATGTCTCAAGGAAAGGATCAGAAGATTTTTTGGTTGCTTGTATGCAAGATCTGCAAGATGTTTTACGGCGTAGCAAGCTCAAAGCTCTTGTAATAGACACTTTTGGAGGGCGGATAGAGAATCTCATTAG GGAGAAGTTCTTTCTTGCTTGTGACACAGTGGATGCTAAAAGTCATACAAGTGGCATCAAACCTAAGGAAAATGCTAGACTTCTATTGGATGATGCATCTCAAAGTAGCGCAGTGTCAACTCCTGTACATTCATCACATAAAGATAGGACAAgcattgatgattttgaaatcATCAAACCAATTAGTAGAGGTGCCTTTGGAAAGGTTTTCCTTGCTCGCAAACGGATAACAGGAGATCTATTTGCGATAAAG GTGCTTAAGAAACTGGACATGTTGCGGAAGAATGATGTTCAGCGCATATTAGCAGAGCGTAACATTTTGATTGCAGTCCGGAACCCATTTGTG GTTCGATTCTTTTACTCATTCACTTGTAGAGAGAACCTCTATTTGGTTATGGAATATCTTAATGGAGGTGATCTATATTCTTTGCTGAGAAAAGTTGGTTGCCTTGAGGAAGATGTAGCTCGAATATATATTGCAGAACTG GTTCTTGCTTTAGAATATCTCCACTCTCTTGGAATTGTGCATCGTGATCTGAAACCAGATAACATATTGATTGGACATGACGGACATATCAAG CTTACTGACTTTGGGCTATCAAAAATTGGACTGATAAACAGTACCATTGAGTTATCAGTACCTGACACGAACAAGAACCAAGTTTCCGATGTTCTTAATCCACATGCTCAACAAACAGAAGATTTAAGTCAGCATTCAGCTGTTGGAACACCTGATTATCTGGCCCCTGAAATCCTTCTTGGGACTGAGCACG GTTACGCTGCAGACTGGTGGTCCGTAGGAATAATATTATTTGAACTTATAACTGGAATTCCTCCCTTTGCTGCTGAACGTCCTGAG ATAATTTTTGATAACATTCTCAACAGAAAAATCCCCTGGCCTCCTGTTCCTGACAACATATCTTATGAGGCCCAGGACTTGATTGACAG GTTGATTACTCATGATCCAAATCAGCGTTTAGGAGCAAATGGATCAACAGAG GTTAAATCACATCCTTTTTTCAGAGGAGTGGATTGGGACAACCTTGCATTACAGAAG GCTGTATTTGTGCCAAGCCCTGACAGTGCAGATGACACAAGCTATTTTGTATCACGTTTTTCTCAAATGTCTAATGGAATGTCAAATGATCAAAACAGCAGTGATTCTGAgactgatgatgatgatgataactCCTACTCATCCAGAGTTGAG ATGGATGAATGTGGTGATCTGGCAGAGTTTGATTGTTCGCCACTTAGTCTCTCCTTAATAAATTTCTCTTTCAAG AATCTGTCACAGTTGGCTAGCATTAACCACGATGTGCTCCTACAAAGTGGGAAAGATTCAGCAAAAAATTCTCCGTCTAGAAGTGCAGATAGATAA
- the LOC136235066 gene encoding probable serine/threonine protein kinase IRE4 isoform X2, translating to MAEELHRGKKITRWLKSYFSKDTSRLSASVSAHIEERSIKPKTLDKKDQAGTKNSNGEKQSCLESSNRCKAPKGLKSFSHELGPKGGISPPAYPRAHSYSDLKVLLGSLDSRFDAAKEVVNAELANFVCEVVDFLDKMDSSLQEELIMAEDLLILAQLCMEMTCSQFRVKCELFVQDLTEKRQQCQSGLLKWLFTRMLFILTRCTRLLQFQKVCDPIDEKSLQKFKKCLESVPSVDMNWVATYEIDDSDPGNSLNQKDDVKQKVQGENNICSPPEAICRSSQEPDQSGLISGKDINLEQKLPSQKLKNETLVQVQQFCQADKSSIRKSMNDSIVSLNEQEQCLGDSFQEQEQFLDGSELDTAICRICENAVPISHLESHSYICAYADKCDLKCLVIDERLSNLAEILEQIVESRNMNFHSSCESPENIRPQSTNSVTTAEVYSPKISEWRNKGVEGMFEDIHEMETAYIDDSHLPPVNLKGHLGIRLCNYGAHSSTGSMTSVSSTNTPRAGHFDSFWLEHNSPSELEDVQQMIDVADIARCVSNTDVSRKGSEDFLVACMQDLQDVLRRSKLKALVIDTFGGRIENLIREKFFLACDTVDAKSHTSGIKPKENARLLLDDASQSSAVSTPVHSSHKDRTSIDDFEIIKPISRGAFGKVFLARKRITGDLFAIKVLKKLDMLRKNDVQRILAERNILIAVRNPFVVRFFYSFTCRENLYLVMEYLNGGDLYSLLRKVGCLEEDVARIYIAELVLALEYLHSLGIVHRDLKPDNILIGHDGHIKLTDFGLSKIGLINSTIELSVPDTNKNQVSDVLNPHAQQTEDLSQHSAVGTPDYLAPEILLGTEHGYAADWWSVGIILFELITGIPPFAAERPEIIFDNILNRKIPWPPVPDNISYEAQDLIDRLITHDPNQRLGANGSTEVKSHPFFRGVDWDNLALQKAVFVPSPDSADDTSYFVSRFSQMSNGMSNDQNSSDSETDDDDDNSYSSRVEMDECGDLAEFDCSPLSLSLINFSFKNLSQLASINHDVLLQSGKDSAKNSPSRSADR from the exons ATGGCAG AAGAGCTCCATAGGGGAAAGAAAATAACTCGATGGCTGAAATCATATTTTTCCAAGGATACCAGCCGACTTAGTGCCAGTGTTTCTGCACATATCGAG GAGAGAAGCATCAAACCTAAGACACTCGACAAAAAGGACCAAGCAGGAACCAAAAATTCCAATGGAGAGAAACAATCATGCTTGGAGAGTTCAAACCGGTGTAAAGCTCCAAAAGGCTTAAAAAGTTTTTCACATGAATTAGGACCAAAAGGCGGGATTTCACCACCTGCATATCCTCGGGCACATAGCTACAGTGATCTGAAG GTGCTATTGGGTTCACTGGACTCAAGATTTGATGCTGCTAAAGAAGTGGTTAATGCAGAACTAGCTAATTTTGTGTGTGAAGTCGTGGATTTCCTTGATAAAATGGACTCTTCATTGCAAGAAGAGTTGATAATGGCAGAGGATCTTCTGATTCTAGCTCAACTCTGCATGGAGATGACCTGTTCTCAGTTCCGTGTCAAGTGTGAATTATTTGTGCAAGATCTGACTGAGAAAAGGCAACAATGTCAATCTGGTCTCCTGAAGTGGCTATTTACTCGTATGCTCTTTATATTGACACGATGCACAAGACTATTGCAGTTTCAGAAAGTCTGTGACCCTATTGATGAGAAATCACTTCAGAAATTCAAGAAATGCTTGGAAAGTGTTCCTTCTGTTGACATGAACTGGGTTGCTACTTATGAGATTGATGATTCTGATCCGGGTAATAGTTTGAATCAGAAAGATGATGTCAAGCAAAAGGTGCAGGGGGAGAATAATATTTGTTCTCCTCCTGAGGCAATATGTCGTAGCTCTCAAGAACCAGATCAGAGTGGCTTAATTTCTGGGAAGGATATAAATTTGGAACAAAAATTGCCATCTCAGAAGTTAAAAAATGAGACCCTTGTACAAGTGCAACAGTTTTGTCAAGCTGATAAAAGTTCCATCAGAAAATCAATGAACGATTCCATTGTTTCTCTTAATGAACAGGAACAATGCTTAGGTGATTCTTTTCAAGAACAGGAGCAATTTTTGGATGGATCTGAATTGGATACAGCTATATGCAGAATTTGTGAAAATGCTGTTCCCATTTCTCATCTAGAATCACATTCCTATATATGTGCATATGCTGATAAGTGTGACTTAAAATGTCTGGTTATAGACGAACGCCTTTCAAACCTTGCAGAGATATTGGAACAGATTGTAGAGTCACGCAATATGAATTTCCATTCATCGTGTGAAAGTCCTGAAAATATAAGACCACAATCTACAAATTCTGTCACAACAGCTGAGGTTTACTCTCCCAAGATAAGTGAATGGAGAAATAAAGGTGTGGAAGGAATGTTTGAGGACATACATGAGATGGAAACTGCCTACATTGATGATTCTCATCTGCCTCCTGTTAACTTAAAGGGCCATTTGGGTATAAGGTTATGTAACTATGGTGCACACTCCTCAACCGGGAGCATGACTTCAGTTTCATCTACAAATACTCCAAGAGCTGGCCATTTTGATTCCTTCTGGTTGGAGCATAATAGTCCTTCAGAGCTAGAGGATGTGCAACAG ATGATTGATGTTGCAGACATAGCTCGCTGTGTTTCAAACACAGATGTCTCAAGGAAAGGATCAGAAGATTTTTTGGTTGCTTGTATGCAAGATCTGCAAGATGTTTTACGGCGTAGCAAGCTCAAAGCTCTTGTAATAGACACTTTTGGAGGGCGGATAGAGAATCTCATTAG GGAGAAGTTCTTTCTTGCTTGTGACACAGTGGATGCTAAAAGTCATACAAGTGGCATCAAACCTAAGGAAAATGCTAGACTTCTATTGGATGATGCATCTCAAAGTAGCGCAGTGTCAACTCCTGTACATTCATCACATAAAGATAGGACAAgcattgatgattttgaaatcATCAAACCAATTAGTAGAGGTGCCTTTGGAAAGGTTTTCCTTGCTCGCAAACGGATAACAGGAGATCTATTTGCGATAAAG GTGCTTAAGAAACTGGACATGTTGCGGAAGAATGATGTTCAGCGCATATTAGCAGAGCGTAACATTTTGATTGCAGTCCGGAACCCATTTGTG GTTCGATTCTTTTACTCATTCACTTGTAGAGAGAACCTCTATTTGGTTATGGAATATCTTAATGGAGGTGATCTATATTCTTTGCTGAGAAAAGTTGGTTGCCTTGAGGAAGATGTAGCTCGAATATATATTGCAGAACTG GTTCTTGCTTTAGAATATCTCCACTCTCTTGGAATTGTGCATCGTGATCTGAAACCAGATAACATATTGATTGGACATGACGGACATATCAAG CTTACTGACTTTGGGCTATCAAAAATTGGACTGATAAACAGTACCATTGAGTTATCAGTACCTGACACGAACAAGAACCAAGTTTCCGATGTTCTTAATCCACATGCTCAACAAACAGAAGATTTAAGTCAGCATTCAGCTGTTGGAACACCTGATTATCTGGCCCCTGAAATCCTTCTTGGGACTGAGCACG GTTACGCTGCAGACTGGTGGTCCGTAGGAATAATATTATTTGAACTTATAACTGGAATTCCTCCCTTTGCTGCTGAACGTCCTGAG ATAATTTTTGATAACATTCTCAACAGAAAAATCCCCTGGCCTCCTGTTCCTGACAACATATCTTATGAGGCCCAGGACTTGATTGACAG GTTGATTACTCATGATCCAAATCAGCGTTTAGGAGCAAATGGATCAACAGAG GTTAAATCACATCCTTTTTTCAGAGGAGTGGATTGGGACAACCTTGCATTACAGAAG GCTGTATTTGTGCCAAGCCCTGACAGTGCAGATGACACAAGCTATTTTGTATCACGTTTTTCTCAAATGTCTAATGGAATGTCAAATGATCAAAACAGCAGTGATTCTGAgactgatgatgatgatgataactCCTACTCATCCAGAGTTGAG ATGGATGAATGTGGTGATCTGGCAGAGTTTGATTGTTCGCCACTTAGTCTCTCCTTAATAAATTTCTCTTTCAAG AATCTGTCACAGTTGGCTAGCATTAACCACGATGTGCTCCTACAAAGTGGGAAAGATTCAGCAAAAAATTCTCCGTCTAGAAGTGCAGATAGATAA